A single window of Theropithecus gelada isolate Dixy chromosome 9, Tgel_1.0, whole genome shotgun sequence DNA harbors:
- the AVPI1 gene encoding arginine vasopressin-induced protein 1 isoform X1 yields MLCILRASTMGTPASVVSEPPPWQAPIEARGRKQASANIFQDAELLQIQGLFQRSGDQLAEERAQIIWECAGDHHVAEALKRLRRKRPPRQKPLGHSLHHCSRLRILEPHSPLADPQSATETASGEQYLHSRRTSARIRRNWRKPGPTSYLHQIRH; encoded by the exons ATGCTTTGCATCCTCAGAGCATCCACAATGGGTACCCCAGCCTCGGTGGTCAGTGAGCCACCCCCTTGGCAGGCCCCGATTGAGGCCCGGGGCCGCAAGCAGGCCTCAGCCAACATCTTCCAGGATGCCGAGCTGCTGCAGATCCAAGGCCTGTTTCAACGCAGCGGGGACCAGCTGGCCGAGGAACGGGCACAGATCATCTGGGAATGTGCAGGGGACCACCATGTGGCTGAGGCCCTCAAGAGGCTGCGCAGGAAGAGGCCCCCAAGGCAGAAACCCCTGGGCCACTCGCTACACCACTGCAGCCGGCTCAG AATCCTGGAGCCCCACTCTCCACTGGCCGACCCACAGAGTGCCACGGAGACAGCCTCCGGTGAGCAGTATCTGCACTCTAGGAGGACAAGTGCCAGGATCCGCCGGAACTGGAGGAAGCCAGGCCCCACAAGCTACCTCCACCAGATCAGACACTGA
- the AVPI1 gene encoding arginine vasopressin-induced protein 1 isoform X2 — MGTPASVVSEPPPWQAPIEARGRKQASANIFQDAELLQIQGLFQRSGDQLAEERAQIIWECAGDHHVAEALKRLRRKRPPRQKPLGHSLHHCSRLRILEPHSPLADPQSATETASGEQYLHSRRTSARIRRNWRKPGPTSYLHQIRH; from the exons ATGGGTACCCCAGCCTCGGTGGTCAGTGAGCCACCCCCTTGGCAGGCCCCGATTGAGGCCCGGGGCCGCAAGCAGGCCTCAGCCAACATCTTCCAGGATGCCGAGCTGCTGCAGATCCAAGGCCTGTTTCAACGCAGCGGGGACCAGCTGGCCGAGGAACGGGCACAGATCATCTGGGAATGTGCAGGGGACCACCATGTGGCTGAGGCCCTCAAGAGGCTGCGCAGGAAGAGGCCCCCAAGGCAGAAACCCCTGGGCCACTCGCTACACCACTGCAGCCGGCTCAG AATCCTGGAGCCCCACTCTCCACTGGCCGACCCACAGAGTGCCACGGAGACAGCCTCCGGTGAGCAGTATCTGCACTCTAGGAGGACAAGTGCCAGGATCCGCCGGAACTGGAGGAAGCCAGGCCCCACAAGCTACCTCCACCAGATCAGACACTGA